Proteins encoded together in one Monomorium pharaonis isolate MP-MQ-018 chromosome 8, ASM1337386v2, whole genome shotgun sequence window:
- the LOC105834193 gene encoding uncharacterized protein LOC105834193, with translation MRETLILILLYIGLAVTSDLSGYKPRGWRPNGRRFNPNNNRLHAYYGAPGLQSYEPPDTAATYRDPLFTTTTTTRPRATTVKTTATTPRTREPTTAPSGQPEDDFETANPALAIANSFAFNRPIYVYNAFPFLPAQIIA, from the exons ATGAGGGAGACG ctcATCCTCATTCTCCTTTATATCGGACTGGCGGTGACATCAGATTTATCGGGGTATAAGCCCAGGGGCTGGCGTCCTAATGGCCGGCGTTTTAATCCCAACAACAATCGATTGCATGCGTATTACGGTGCTCCGGGATTACAAAGCTACGAACCCCCGGATACCGCAGCTACCTATCGCGACCCGTTATTTACCACGACCACGACAACGCGGCCACGAGCCACCACCGTAAAAACCACGGCAACAACACCGCGCACCAGAGAACCCACGACAGCGCCGAGCGGACAACCCGAGGACGATTTCGAGACGGCGAACCCGGCCCTAGCTATCGCGAATTCTTTCGCATTCAATCGACCTATATACGTCTACAATGCCTTCCCGTTTCTACCGGCTCAGATTATCGCGTAA
- the LOC105834195 gene encoding nucleolar protein 9, translated as MSEVHEVDKKKRKKKRSHKQMAKKFARQRTSTNNLDQDTYEYMMRILEVIYDNSTSSEEKVMLAQNVYQEIAGCEVECACNQVGSRVIDSLLKYANLEAIQNLTQALESSLRRLCSDKFASHILQKILMVCADRGNRLPVLKTKNATGDKIGTKLEKGADTIIEVDPSEVQSYHDIVLKLSKYILNNSEEFVFDAYANHVLRAVIECLAGLIEVPNENNKKASMPDLAGRRPVVQDYKDLLVQSCDRLQKWPQFHQFGREQMTSCLVQCILFSLKDVDSDLLKTIIKQIRTECFKTEENEKISSIFNSEYSIRILEACLMVAQPKTFKKLYKTYFAENLEYLCSTQNTNFSVQKLLDYCVTKELFEEIFDKVVEYFPKIFKQGFTGILVSTGNACLRLQTKQGPFINAITELLKCNASTENQKAQLIRCIITLKKPSELNNESDNPQLSLHLHGSLIIQAMLKFNKPIKIINSLLEMSNEELLQLFCDSKGSRVLNAFMDSKYIGDKSREKLCKKLHGTWAELAKSTYGSWCLDKIWAWAHMKLKVLIMEELAAAGQSLGSTKSGRIISAKLNVPLFARDKKEWSQFQGKEERTKAMFADIIGKTSEK; from the coding sequence ATGTCGGAGGTACATGAGGTCGACAAAAAGAAACGCAAGAAGAAACGTTCTCACAAGCAAATGGCAAAGAAATTTGCTCGTCAAAGAACCTCGACCAACAATCTGGACCAAGACACCTATGAGTACATGATGCGTATTCTTGAGGTGATATACGACAACTCGACTTCGTCCGAGGAGAAAGTAATGCTCGCGCAGAATGTCTATCAGGAGATAGCTGGTTGTGAGGTCGAATGCGCATGTAATCAGGTTGGATCTCGTGTCATAGATTCTCTGCTAAAGTACGCCAACTTGGAAGCCATTCAGAATCTGACTCAGGCACTTGAGTCGTCCCTAAGGCGCCTGTGTAGCGACAAATTTGCCAGTCATATTTTGCAAAAGATATTAATGGTCTGCGCCGACAGAGGCAACAGACTTCCAGTATTGAAAACAAAGAATGCCACTGGTGACAAAATAGGCACAAAATTAGAGAAAGGTGCTGACACTATTATAGAAGTTGATCCATCCGAGGTGCAGTCCTATCATGACATTGTTCTGAAACTGAGCAAATACATTCTCAATAACAGCGAGGAGTTTGTGTTTGACGCTTATGCCAATCACGTGTTGCGAGCAGTTATAGAATGTCTGGCAGGGTTGATCGAAGTTCCTAacgaaaataataagaaagccTCTATGCCGGATCTTGCAGGAAGACGCCCAGTGGTCCAAGATTATAAAGATTTGCTGGTGCAAAGTTGCGACCGATTGCAAAAATGGCCACAATTCCATCAATTTGGACGAGAACAGATGACCTCCTGTCTAGTACAATGTATCTTATTTTCCTTGAAGGATGTTGAttcagatttattaaaaactattatcaaACAGATTAGAACAGAATGTTTTAAAACGGAGGAAAACGAGAAGATATCAAGTATATTCAATTCAGAATATTCCATCAGAATTCTGGAAGCTTGTCTGATGGTAGCGCAACCGAAAACCTTCAAGAAACTGTACAAAACCTATTTCGCTGAAAACTTAGAATACCTGTGCTCGACACAAAATACCAACTTTAGCGTGCAAAAGTTATTAGATTATTGCGTCACTAAGGAACTTTTCGAAGAGATATTCGATAAAGTGGTGGAAtactttccaaaaattttcaagCAAGGCTTCACCGGGATATTAGTCAGCACTGGAAATGCGTGTTTAAGATTGCAGACGAAGCAAGGTCCGTTCATCAACGCGATAACCGAACTGCTAAAATGCAATGCATCCACAGAGAATCAAAAAGCACAACTTATACGATGTATAATAACTCTAAAGAAGCCATCTGAACTGAACAACGAATCAGATAATCCACAATTATCTCTCCATTTACACGGAAGTCTAATTATACAAGCCatgttaaaattcaataaaccCATTAAAATCATAAACTCCTTATTGGAGATGAGTAACGAAGAGTTGCTGCAATTATTTTGCGATTCGAAGGGCAGTCGTGTTCTGAACGCTTTCATGGACAGTAAATACATCGGAGACAAGAGTAGGGAGAAATTATGCAAGAAATTGCATGGCACTTGGGCAGAATTAGCCAAAAGCACGTATGGATCTTGGTGTTTGGACAAAATATGGGCGTGGGCGCACATGAAGCTAAAAGTTCTCATTATGGAGGAGTTGGCCGCAGCCGGGCAATCTTTAGGATCCACGAAATCGGGCAGGATCATTTCCGCGAAGCTAAACGTTCCCTTGTTCGCAAGAGATAAGAAGGAGTGGTCGCAATTTCAAGGGAAAGAGGAGAGGACCAAAGCGATGTTTGCAGATATTATCGGAAAGACCTCTGAGAAATAA
- the LOC105834191 gene encoding feline leukemia virus subgroup C receptor-related protein 2: MTKMEDKSLSEVLAVKDRTKITKSSEPADVGPLKLKVYKKRWLILIVYMVYAGANSSQWIEYSIITNIVIRYYGVSSLMVDWTSMSFMAFYSAFIFPASYVTDKYGLRWATIIGAGLNCLGAWIKTFSVQPDRFYITFIGHSVVALAQTVVLPLPGRLAAQWFPSTQHSRATSLGIFGNQLGVSLGFLLVPIIVKNHDSLDDIGKDLTRLCWIVAILGTIVFGLVLLLFQDEPKLPPSETRALQKMNQTKKREEFMAPIKRLCKNKSYIILCNSYGLNVGVLNAVSTLLNQIFLAHFENGEEDAGRIGLAIILTGMAGSVSFGVILDKTHKFKETAVTVYFLTFCGQILFAVSIYFGIKWMVYASAIFLGFFMSGYIAMGYDLCTEYTYPESENIPAGFINIATCMYGIILTIIFGLLLNAYGDIPVHVGLCLTLLFGFILTVITKDEQRRQDAKKKAQYEGIGKMEKNVDGVPETDQLTHSVN; the protein is encoded by the exons ATGACGAAAATGGAAGACAAAAGTCTGAGCGAGGTACTTGCGGTAAAAGATCGAACAAAAATAACGAAATCGAGTGAACCGGCGGATGTCGGACCGTTAAAATTGAAGGTATATAAAAAGAGATGGCTAATACTGATCGTCTATATGGTTTATGCTGGAGCAAACTCTTCTCAATGGATAGAATACTCGATTATAACTAATATAGTTATTAG GTATTATGGAGTGTCTTCGTTAATGGTTGACTGGACTTCGATGTCATTCATGGCGTTTTACTCGGCGTTTATATTCCCAGCGTCGTACGTGACAGACAAGTACGGTCTACGATGGGCCACCATCATAGGCGCAGGTTTAAACTGCCTGGGTGCCTGGATAAAAACTTTTTCCGTTCAACCCGACAGATTTTACATCACTTTTATCGGTCATTCGGTGGTCGCGCTCGCGCAG ACTGTGGTTCTGCCGTTACCAGGACGCTTGGCCGCGCAATGGTTTCCTTCTACCCAACACTCAAGGGCCACGTCTTTGGGTATTTTCGGCAATCAATTGGGAGTGTCGTTGGGTTTCCTCTTAGTGCCTATAATAGTGAAAAATCATGACAGCCTTGATGACATCGGCAAAGACTTGACGCGCTTATGTTGGATCGTTGCAATCCTCGGCACGATTGTATTCGGTCTGGTGCTTTTAT TATTTCAGGACGAACCGAAACTGCCGCCGAGCGAGACGCGGGCGCTGCAAAAAATGAATCAAACGAAGAAAAGGGAAGAGTTCATGGCGCCGATTAAAAGGCTctgcaaaaataaaagctaCATCATACTCTGTAATTCCTATGGTTTGAACGTCGGCGTGCTGAATGCCGTGTCTACATTACTCAATCAGATATTCCTCGCACACTTTGAG AACGGGGAGGAAGATGCAGGCAGAATTGGCTTGGCTATAATTCTGACCGGTATGGCCGGTTCCGTTAGCTTCGGTGTCATCCTTGATAAGACGCATAAGTTCAA AGAAACTGCCGTGACTGTGTATTTCCTTACATTTTGTGGTCAAATATTATTCGCCGTGTCCATTTACTTTGGCATAAAATGGATGGTATATGCATCGGCGATCTTCTTAgg ATTCTTCATGTCGGGATATATAGCAATGGGATATGACTTGTGCACTGAATACACATACCCAGAATCAGAGAATATACCCGCGGGATTTATCAATATAGCAACCTGCATGTACGGAATTATTCTCACCATAATATTTGGATTATTACTGAATGCGTATGGCGACATTCCGGTACACGTCGGCTTATGCTTGACTTTGCTGTTCGGTTTCATCTTGACCGTCATAACAAAAGATGAGCAAAGACGACAAGATGCGAAGAAGAAGGCTCAGTATGAAGGAATCGGGAAAATGGAGAAGAACGTCGACGGTGTTCCAGAAACTGATCAACTGACTCATagcgttaattaa